The segment TGAATTGCCTGTCGCTGTTCCGGTGCAATGTCGCAAAGAATTAAGTTGTGGTTCGCGGTTAACCGACTTGTTAAGTTAAACTTCTGTACAATTTCCCGCAGTGCGGTTCTAAGTTTGAAGTCGCCTTCGTCTTTAACCCGACCATTTTCGATGGAAATTCCCAAGAAAAGTTTGCCATCTCCCTGTTCGTTCCATCCCAAGTAATCTTGGTATTTAAACGGCGGTAATTCCTTAAACGGTGCTAGTTGTTTGCCGAAATATTCTTCTACCTTGGCACGGAACTTATCAACGCCCCAATCTTCCAAGAGATATTTCATTCTGGCGTGACGGCGGTTGGCGCGATCGCCATAATCTCTCTGAGTTGCTAAAATCGCTTTCACCGCGTCGTAGACATCTGCCTTATCTACATAACCAATGGGATCTGCCAGCCGGGGAAATGTCTCTTCTTTGTTGTGGGTGCGTCCCAAACCACCACCAGCAAAAATGTTAAATCCTTCTAGTTCGCCTTTGTCGTTGGTAATTACAACCAAGCTGATATCTTGGGAGTAAAGGTCAACTGAGTTATCCCCCGGTACGGTGACGGCACACTTGAACTTCCGGGGCATATAGCGATCGCCATACAGCGGTTCTTCTGCATCATTTACATTTGTGCCATTCCCGCTGCGCTGTCTTGCGGCTACTACCTCTGGGTTCTCCTCGGCGCTAATGAATTTTTCGCCATCGAGCCAAATTTCGTAATATGCGCCAGTTTGGGGAGTTAGCAAGTCGGCTACGTTGTCTGCATACTCCCAGGCATATTGATATTCTGGTCGATTTTTGTATGGAGCGGGTGGAGCCATGACGTTGCGATTCAAGTCGCCGCATGCTCCCAGCGTTGACCCCATGCTTCTGACGATAGCAGCGATCGCGGGCTTGAGATTCTTCTTCAAAATTCCGTGCAACTGAAACCCTTGGCGCGTTGTTGCGCGTAGCGTTCCATTGCCATACTCTTCAGCCAACTTTTCTAGGGTCAGATACAGTTCGGGGGGAATAAATCCTCCCGGACTGCGGGTTCGCAGCATGAACTGGTAGTCTTTTTCCTGCCCTTTCACCCGGTTATCGCGGTTATCCTGCTGGTATGAACCGTGAAACTTGAGAATTTGAATGGCGTCTTCTGAAAAGTAATTCGTATCCAGTAGCAACTCACTTGCCACTGGTTCGCGCAGGTAATTACTGCGTTCTTTAAGTCCTTCTACCTTAGAAAGCTTTTGTACTGGGGGTGTGGGAGTTTTAACCATCGAAAATTGGGGGGCTGAAAATGTGAACGCATTCCCGGTAAGTCGGTCGGGATTCTGTTGAATCCTAATATCCTAATTTTACAACGCCCAGTCTGGGCACTGCTTTACAAACCTAAACTTTTAACAATTATTGTAGGAACTACCCGCCACTACTATGCTTCAAATGCAAAGTAGGCACAGAAGTAAGTTCGATGAGGTTATGTATGTTAAAGCTTTATCATACCCCTATTTCTGCAAACTCGCGCCGCGTGTGGATTGCCCTGCTGGAGAAAGAGATTGAGTTTGAATTGGTGGAAATGAAGCTGGATGGCGATCAATTTCAACCAGAGTTTATGGATATCAGTCCTTTCAACCACATTCCTGTTCTGGTGGATGATGACTTTAGTGTAGTCGAATCATTGGCAATCCTTGACTACCTTGAGGCAAAGTATCCTACGCCTGCTATGTTGCCAAATAATGCCAAAGATATAGCAACGGTGCGAATGGTGCAGATGGTGAGTGTAAATGAACTCCTACCTGCTATGAATCCGCTAATTCAGCAAATGATGGGTTTTGGCGAACTAGATTCGCAAAAGCAGGAACAGTCTAAACAGAAAGTAGCGACTGCACTAAATTTTTTGGAAAATTTAATAGGCGACCGCTCTTTTTTTGGTGCTAACAATTTAACTCTAGCGGATATCGTCGCCGGAACTGCTGTTCCCTGGTGTCCTAGCATTGGCGTGCCCTTAGATGGCTATCCAAAACTTAACGCTTGGTGCGAGCAATTAATACAGCGTAATTCTTGGGAAATAACTCAACCCACTCCAGAGGCAATTGAAGCTTTTAAACCTCGCGTTAAGGAGTTAATGGCACGGCTTCATTCTAAATGAAATTTTTGTCTACCCAACTTCGGCTTATCGCGAAATGCGCCTTTTTTTCCGCATCAACGTACAATTGTACGTTGATGCCACAAGAGGGATTTATCTCTATGTGTTTTTAATATTTATAATATGATACTGCCCTATTAAAGTCAATTACTAAAAGAAAAAATATATTGTTTTAGTATTAGAGCTATAAAAAGCGATCGCGGTTTTGAGGTGGAATATTTTTTATATAGACAAGAGCGAGCTATTACAGAAAACAAAACAGGCTAGAATACTATTTGGATCTAGAACCAAAAGGCTCTCATTTATAAAACTAACTATAGAAAGCTAGTTTTATAATCTAAAATCCAAAATCGTAGTAGCCTGTTCTAAGTAGTAAGAATCAAG is part of the Microcoleus sp. FACHB-831 genome and harbors:
- the sir gene encoding sulfite reductase, ferredoxin dependent, with translation MVKTPTPPVQKLSKVEGLKERSNYLREPVASELLLDTNYFSEDAIQILKFHGSYQQDNRDNRVKGQEKDYQFMLRTRSPGGFIPPELYLTLEKLAEEYGNGTLRATTRQGFQLHGILKKNLKPAIAAIVRSMGSTLGACGDLNRNVMAPPAPYKNRPEYQYAWEYADNVADLLTPQTGAYYEIWLDGEKFISAEENPEVVAARQRSGNGTNVNDAEEPLYGDRYMPRKFKCAVTVPGDNSVDLYSQDISLVVITNDKGELEGFNIFAGGGLGRTHNKEETFPRLADPIGYVDKADVYDAVKAILATQRDYGDRANRRHARMKYLLEDWGVDKFRAKVEEYFGKQLAPFKELPPFKYQDYLGWNEQGDGKLFLGISIENGRVKDEGDFKLRTALREIVQKFNLTSRLTANHNLILCDIAPEQRQAIQQILDGYKVQVDPNAIDPLVRYSMACPALPTCGLAITESERIMPSMLERIRSVLEKVGLQDEHFVVRMTGCPNGCARPYLAELGLVGSATESYQVWLGASPDQTRLSQAYVDRMHANDLETFLEPIFVYFKQERKEGESFGDFCDRVGFDAIRQFTVEYQSEPLSSQSDQGLINEVVMPEPSATQVAKKMRHRIGLRADLYSRLKEAAASQNKQISQLAMEAIEAYLQDNQQPQD
- a CDS encoding glutathione S-transferase family protein — protein: MLKLYHTPISANSRRVWIALLEKEIEFELVEMKLDGDQFQPEFMDISPFNHIPVLVDDDFSVVESLAILDYLEAKYPTPAMLPNNAKDIATVRMVQMVSVNELLPAMNPLIQQMMGFGELDSQKQEQSKQKVATALNFLENLIGDRSFFGANNLTLADIVAGTAVPWCPSIGVPLDGYPKLNAWCEQLIQRNSWEITQPTPEAIEAFKPRVKELMARLHSK